In Gemmatimonadales bacterium, the following proteins share a genomic window:
- a CDS encoding tRNA-binding protein: protein ADRVTGPEAFAALDLRVGRILAAEPLAGARKPAYKLTLDLGPLGTRGSSAQITDLYRPEDLVGRLVVCAVNLGVRRIAGFESEVLVLGLPDEAGRVVLLAVERDVPLGGRVY, encoded by the coding sequence GCGCTGACCGCGTGACCGGGCCCGAAGCCTTCGCCGCCCTCGACCTCCGCGTCGGCCGCATCCTCGCGGCCGAGCCCCTGGCGGGCGCGCGCAAGCCGGCCTACAAGCTCACCCTGGACCTCGGCCCGCTCGGCACCCGGGGCTCGAGCGCGCAGATCACCGATCTGTACCGGCCGGAGGACCTCGTCGGCCGGCTGGTCGTGTGCGCGGTCAACCTGGGCGTGCGGCGCATCGCGGGCTTCGAGTCCGAGGTGCTGGTGCTGGGCCTGCCGGACGAGGCGGGCCGCGTCGTGCTGCTCGCCGTCGAGCGGGACGTCCCGCTCGGCGGGAGGGTGTACTAG